The following is a genomic window from Vitis vinifera cultivar Pinot Noir 40024 chromosome 6, ASM3070453v1.
aactattattatgaTGAGTTAActaaaatagaattaatttagaaaatatcaataaagttgCATGAATTATTATCATGAGTTaacttaataataattaatagtaATAAAGTTAATGAAGTGAATTTGGATTGGCAGATATATTTGatgataagatttttttaataataaaaaattattatggcATGAAAAATAGGACAAAATTAACCTTatgataagatttttttaataataaaaacattattatggTATGaaaaaagggacaaaattggCCTTTCCTTAATTGTAACCACCCCAAAAGGTAGGAAGAATCTCCAACCCCCATTCTCGGCTCCCTTATCTTTTCCCCTACAACCAAAATTCAACAACTATCTTAGAATGTCCTTCAGTCCACCAGATCTGGATCCCTTTGATTTTcgtcttcttttttctttcctcctttCCCTTTTTCTAGTTTCTTCCTTCAAAATCCATCCCTCATATCTCTCACAAATTTTCTGTCCCACCTTCTTCTCTTCCTCCCAATTTCctttctatatatatagtttCTGTCTTTCCTTTGTTTCTCTCTTCAAAATATTCTGATTTTCCCCttagaaatttgatttttctcttcaaatattttgattttcccACTCAAAATTCCGACTTCCCCCCATAAAAATTCTGGATTTTCTTTCCCAATTTGGCTTAAAGATagtcatatttttttgttcccGAAAGACATTATGTGTCTTTTGAAACATTCGAAGGGTGATCATGTATGGACAGAATTAAAAAGTATGGTTGGTAAGTTGGGAGACAGGATGGGATGggagatttaaaattaaaaatcaataaaataatattagaataaaataaagaaaagaaatagtgaGTAAAAACAACACCTATACATCAcaataatgaaaacaaaattgattgaTCACCAGCTAACATTAGGAGATTATAAGATAAAGATGTAATTGCAATTATTGAAATCacttaaagagaaaaaattagGAACATGCTCACTATAAATAAAATCAccttagaattaaaaattagggACATGATTATGATGATTAAAATCACTTGAGAACTAAAATGTTTTAGAGATACAATAATTGAAATCAACTGAAAAATAAATTCGGTATGTGGTCGCAATTAATGTATATATAAACAACCAAATGTTGAAAGGAAAAACTAATGGAATTAATGCGATTTTCTTTTTATGGTTAGATTTCTCTTGACACCAAACAAATGTAAGGAAgtttataaaggaaaattaggttttgattcactaaattaaaataatatagaaaaagatcttcaaattttatatatatattttttcataactcaGATTTTCATTAGAATAGTGTCAGGAGTTGAACGCCAGTGGGAATACAGGCTTATGGAAACAAATCTATCCGACTAGTAGgttcttattattttcaatatagaccccataaaataaataggagatGGGCAGCCCGTCCCTTTTGTGAGGCCATCCTCCCAACTTATTAAAGGTGATGTGAGTTTAAGACAGTGACAAAATTGTCGGTTACTTCCCAAACCTGCTCTCCACAGGCAAACCCAGTGATCCAGAAATTAATTGGTACCTGACACGTGACTACCAAACGTTCGCTCACCCACCATACCCATGGCCTCATGCCCCATATATTTCCACAAACCTAGCTCAATTTTCATAGCCACCTTCACTGTCCTACACTCACTAAGCCATGGCCATAGATACAAGCCTCTTGCTTAAGCTTGCTGCAGCAATTCTACTCTTCTTTATCACCCGCTTCTTCATTCGTTCTCTCCTTCCCAAACCTTCCCGGAAGCTCCCTCCTGGCCCCAGAGGGTGGCCGCTCCTCGGCGCTCTTCCTCTTCTAGGTAACATGCCTCATGTTGcactagcaaagatggccaaAAGATACGGACCTGTCATGTTCTTGAAAATGGGCACTAACTGCATGGTGGTGGCCTCAACTCCGGAGGCAGCTCAGGCTTTCCTTAAAACCCTAGACATTAATGTCTCGAACCGCCCGCCTAATGCCGGTGCAACACACTTGGCCTATGATGCCCAAGACATGGTTTTTGCGGATTATGGGCCAAGGTGGAAGCTCCTGAGAAAGCTAAGCAACTTACACATGCTTGGTGGGAAGGCTCTTGAGGACTGGTCTCAGGTTCGAACTGTTGAGCTAGGTCACATGCTTCGAGCCATGCTTGAGTTGAGCCAGCGAGAGGAGCCGGTGGTGGTGCCGGAGATGTTATCTTTTTCCGTGGCCAACATGATAGGGCAAGTGATACTAAGCCGCCGGGTGTTTGAAACAAAAGGGTCGGAGTCAAATGAGTTCAAGGACATGGTGGTGGAGCTCATGACCACTGCTGGGTACTTCAATATTGGCGATTTTATTCCGTCCATCGCATGGCTGGACATCCAAGGGATCGAGCGCGGGATGAAGCATTTACATAAGAAGTTCGACAAGTTATTGACAAGGATGATAGAGGAGCACACGGCATCAGCCCATGAGCGCAAGGGAAACCCAGATTTTCTGGACGTAGTCATGGGCCATCAAGGAAATTCTACAGGGGAGAAGCTCACCCTTACCAACATTAAGGCGCTCCTCCTGGTATGCATAGTTAAAGCTCgtctttaattttgttttccgATATTTTCTTTCCGGAAACAGCACTTTTATTGCTTTTAGATATGTACGTTTTTATCAGGTAGCCATTTTAGGGGCACATCACTGTTctttatttgcattttttttt
Proteins encoded in this region:
- the LOC100248071 gene encoding flavonoid 3',5'-hydroxylase 2, with amino-acid sequence MAIDTSLLLKLAAAILLFFITRFFIRSLLPKPSRKLPPGPRGWPLLGALPLLGNMPHVALAKMAKRYGPVMFLKMGTNCMVVASTPEAAQAFLKTLDINVSNRPPNAGATHLAYDAQDMVFADYGPRWKLLRKLSNLHMLGGKALEDWSQVRTVELGHMLRAMLELSQREEPVVVPEMLSFSVANMIGQVILSRRVFETKGSESNEFKDMVVELMTTAGYFNIGDFIPSIAWLDIQGIERGMKHLHKKFDKLLTRMIEEHTASAHERKGNPDFLDVVMGHQGNSTGEKLTLTNIKALLLNLFTAGTDTSSSVIEWSLAEMLKNPSILKRAHEEMDQVIGRSRRLVESDLPKLPYLQAICKESFRKHPSTPLNLPRVSAQACEVNGYYIPKNTRLSVNIWAIGRDPDVWESPEEFRPERFLSGRNAKIDPRGNDFELIPFGAGRRICAGTRMGIVLVEYILGSLVHSFDWKMPDGVEINMDEAFGLALQKAVSLSAMVTPRLHQSAYAV